The Sulfuriferula thiophila genome window below encodes:
- a CDS encoding ATP-binding cassette domain-containing protein, with product MIRFTQLTLARAAKVLIEQANLQIHPGQKIGLTGANGCGKSSLFALLLGELHPESGELSLPDTWVIAHVSQDTPALQQPALEFAMDGDKRLRAIEHELEQATAANDGHRVGELHAQLGEIDGYSARARAAELLHGLGFSDTDFAKPVADFSGGWRVRLNLAQALMSRSDLLLLDEPTNHLDLDAVLWLEGWLKSYPGTLLLISHDRDFLDAVTTHIAHIENRGIKLYSGSYSDFERQRAAHLAVQQAMFDKQQRERAHLESFIERFRAKATKARQAQSRIKALARMEDISAAHVDSPFSFTFRDPVSAPDPLLDIRHASVGYGAQPLLTDINLAVRSGERIGLLGRNGAGKSTLIKLLAGEIQPFSGTRSEGKGLAIGYFAQHQLEQLRPDESPLQHMLRLSPDTREQELRDFLGTFDFRNDAAMSPCGPFSGGEKSRLALALLIWQRPNLLLLDEPTNHLDMDMRHALNLALQGYQGGVVLVSHDRSLLSTTCDSFMIVADGKAQVFDGDLNDYRDWLNQQRLQEASVNPDKLERRQQREQSAQERQARLAQRRPIVKELEKLDQQLPKWQAEKTTLDQQLADTTLYEVAQRDKLQTLLKRQGELGNMIDEAEERWLNLHETLAELDTAEN from the coding sequence GTGATCCGTTTTACACAACTCACCCTCGCCCGTGCTGCCAAAGTCCTCATTGAGCAAGCCAATCTGCAAATTCACCCCGGCCAGAAAATCGGTCTGACCGGTGCCAACGGCTGCGGCAAATCCAGCCTGTTTGCCCTGCTCCTCGGCGAACTTCACCCCGAATCCGGTGAACTGAGCTTACCTGATACCTGGGTGATCGCGCACGTCTCCCAGGACACTCCGGCCTTGCAGCAACCGGCTCTGGAATTTGCCATGGATGGCGATAAACGCCTGCGTGCAATCGAGCACGAACTGGAGCAGGCCACCGCTGCCAATGACGGGCACCGTGTCGGTGAACTGCATGCACAACTGGGCGAAATCGATGGCTACAGCGCCCGGGCGCGCGCTGCGGAATTGCTTCATGGTCTGGGCTTCAGCGATACCGACTTTGCCAAACCGGTTGCCGACTTCTCCGGCGGCTGGCGCGTACGCCTGAATCTGGCGCAAGCGCTGATGAGCCGCTCTGATTTGCTGTTGCTGGATGAGCCCACCAACCACCTGGATCTGGATGCGGTGCTGTGGCTGGAAGGCTGGCTGAAGAGCTATCCGGGCACGCTGCTGCTGATTTCGCATGACCGTGACTTCCTTGATGCAGTTACCACCCATATTGCGCACATCGAAAACCGTGGCATCAAGCTCTATAGCGGCAGCTATTCCGACTTTGAACGCCAGCGTGCCGCCCATCTGGCGGTGCAGCAAGCCATGTTCGACAAGCAGCAGCGCGAACGCGCCCATCTGGAAAGCTTCATCGAACGCTTCCGTGCCAAAGCCACCAAAGCCCGCCAGGCGCAGAGCCGGATCAAGGCGCTGGCACGCATGGAAGACATCAGCGCAGCTCATGTCGACTCGCCATTCAGCTTCACTTTTCGTGATCCGGTCAGCGCACCCGACCCGCTACTGGATATCCGCCACGCCAGCGTCGGCTATGGCGCGCAACCGCTGTTGACCGATATCAACCTCGCGGTACGCAGCGGTGAACGCATCGGCCTGCTCGGCCGCAACGGTGCCGGAAAATCCACACTGATCAAATTACTCGCCGGTGAAATCCAGCCGTTTAGCGGCACCCGCAGCGAAGGCAAAGGGCTCGCCATCGGTTACTTCGCCCAGCACCAGCTGGAGCAATTGCGCCCCGACGAATCCCCCTTGCAGCACATGTTACGGCTGTCACCCGATACCCGCGAGCAGGAATTGCGCGACTTCCTCGGCACCTTTGACTTCCGCAACGACGCAGCCATGTCACCCTGCGGTCCATTCTCCGGCGGCGAAAAATCGCGCCTGGCGCTAGCACTGCTGATCTGGCAACGTCCGAACCTGTTGCTGCTGGACGAACCCACCAACCATCTGGACATGGACATGCGCCACGCCCTCAACCTGGCATTGCAAGGCTATCAGGGCGGTGTGGTATTGGTATCGCACGACCGCTCGCTGCTCTCCACCACCTGCGACAGCTTCATGATCGTCGCGGATGGCAAGGCGCAAGTATTCGATGGTGATTTGAACGATTACCGCGACTGGCTCAACCAGCAGCGTCTGCAGGAAGCCAGCGTCAATCCTGACAAGCTTGAACGCCGCCAGCAACGCGAGCAATCGGCACAGGAACGCCAGGCACGACTCGCGCAACGCCGCCCCATCGTAAAGGAATTGGAAAAACTTGACCAGCAACTGCCGAAATGGCAAGCCGAAAAAACCACACTCGACCAGCAACTGGCCGACACCACCCTGTATGAAGTGGCTCAGCGCGACAAACTGCAAACGCTGCTCAAGCGTCAGGGAGAGCTCGGCAACATGATAGATGAGGCTGAAGAACGCTGGC